From the genome of Phyllostomus discolor isolate MPI-MPIP mPhyDis1 chromosome 12, mPhyDis1.pri.v3, whole genome shotgun sequence, one region includes:
- the LOC114510923 gene encoding patr class I histocompatibility antigen, alpha chain E-like isoform X1, translating into MGPGPLLLLLGALTETWAGPPARTSPPAVPGNTSSRSPDSHSLRYSITYMSGPSRWKNQYIVVIYVDDTGILRFDSNAMSPRLEPRVPWMEQPWVEQEGAKFWEEQTWEIKHKEQWSRANLNKLRAHYNQSEDVSHTFQEMTGCVAGSDRRFFGGYSQFAYDGTDYVALNPNQRSWIAAAGINWSNVVRIPDADVQTVFLEDTCVDRLYLLLEKGKDTLLRADPPKTLVTHHPISDHEVTLRCWALGFYPADITLTWQREGKDLAQDMELVETRPAGDGTFQKWAAVVVPPGQEQRYTCHVQHQGLPEPLTLRWDPPPQTTITIMVIAAALGLLGAVATGAVLWRRKCSGGQGMGLSSLSPWGSSPGGSVFWLINGHHVPTRELVHLGPVS; encoded by the exons ATGGGACCCGGACCCCTGCTCCTGTTGCTTGGGGCCCTGACCGAGACCTGGGCTG GTCCCCCTGCCCGGACCAGCCCGCCTGCAGTCCCAGGAAACACCTCCTCTAGGTCCCCAGACTCCCACAGCCTGAGGTATTCCATCACCTACATGTCTGGACCGAGCCGCTGGAAGAACCAGTACATCGTCGTCATCTACGTGGACGACACGGGGATCTTGCGGTTCGACAGCAACGCCATGAGTCCCAGGCTCGAGCCGAGGGTGCCCTGGATGGAGCAGCCGTGGGTGGAGCAAGAGGGCGCAAAATTTTGGGAGGAGCAGACGTGGGAAATCAAGCACAAGGAACAGTGGAGCAGAGCGAACTTGAACAAACTGCGCGCCCACTACAACCAGAGCGAGGACG TGTCACACACCTTCCAGGAAATGACTGGCTGCGTAGCGGGGTCCGACAGGCGCTTCTTTGGTGGGTACAGTCAGTTCGCCTACGACGGCACCGACTATGTCGCCCTGAACCCAAACCAACGATCGTGGATTGCTGCTGCAGGGATCAACTGGAGCAACGTTGTGCGGATCCCTGACGCAGACGTCCAAACGGTCTTCCTGGAGGACACGTGCGTGGACCGGCTCTACCTGctcctggagaaggggaaggacacGCTGCTCAGAGCAG accctccaaaAACACTCGTGACCCACCACCCCATCTCTGACCATGAGGTCACTctgaggtgctgggccctgggcttctatCCTGCGgacatcaccctgacctggcagcGTGAAGGGAAGGACCTGGCCCAAGACATGGAGCttgtggagaccaggcctgcaggggacgggaccttccagaagtgggcagctgtGGTCGTGCCCCCTGGACAGGAGCAGAGATACACGTGCCAtgtgcagcaccaggggctgcctgagcccctgacgctgagatggg ACCCCCCTCCTcagaccaccatcaccatcatggTCATCgctgctgccctgggtctccttggagctgtggccactggagctgtgctgtggaggaggaagtgctCAGGTGGGCAAGGGATGGGGCTGAGTTCCCTGTCCCCCTGGGGGTCAAGCCCAGGTGGAAGTGTATTCTGGCTGATTAATGGACATCATGTCCCCACACGGGAGCTTGTCCATCTGGGACCTGTTTCCTAG
- the LOC114510923 gene encoding patr class I histocompatibility antigen, alpha chain E-like isoform X3 yields the protein MTLLQFSLPLGPPARTSPPAVPGNTSSRSPDSHSLRYSITYMSGPSRWKNQYIVVIYVDDTGILRFDSNAMSPRLEPRVPWMEQPWVEQEGAKFWEEQTWEIKHKEQWSRANLNKLRAHYNQSEDVSHTFQEMTGCVAGSDRRFFGGYSQFAYDGTDYVALNPNQRSWIAAAGINWSNVVRIPDADVQTVFLEDTCVDRLYLLLEKGKDTLLRADPPKTLVTHHPISDHEVTLRCWALGFYPADITLTWQREGKDLAQDMELVETRPAGDGTFQKWAAVVVPPGQEQRYTCHVQHQGLPEPLTLRWDPPPQTTITIMVIAAALGLLGAVATGAVLWRRKCSGGQGMGLSSLSPWGSSPGGSVFWLINGHHVPTRELVHLGPVS from the exons ATGACGCTTCTCCAGTTCTCACTCCCATTGG GTCCCCCTGCCCGGACCAGCCCGCCTGCAGTCCCAGGAAACACCTCCTCTAGGTCCCCAGACTCCCACAGCCTGAGGTATTCCATCACCTACATGTCTGGACCGAGCCGCTGGAAGAACCAGTACATCGTCGTCATCTACGTGGACGACACGGGGATCTTGCGGTTCGACAGCAACGCCATGAGTCCCAGGCTCGAGCCGAGGGTGCCCTGGATGGAGCAGCCGTGGGTGGAGCAAGAGGGCGCAAAATTTTGGGAGGAGCAGACGTGGGAAATCAAGCACAAGGAACAGTGGAGCAGAGCGAACTTGAACAAACTGCGCGCCCACTACAACCAGAGCGAGGACG TGTCACACACCTTCCAGGAAATGACTGGCTGCGTAGCGGGGTCCGACAGGCGCTTCTTTGGTGGGTACAGTCAGTTCGCCTACGACGGCACCGACTATGTCGCCCTGAACCCAAACCAACGATCGTGGATTGCTGCTGCAGGGATCAACTGGAGCAACGTTGTGCGGATCCCTGACGCAGACGTCCAAACGGTCTTCCTGGAGGACACGTGCGTGGACCGGCTCTACCTGctcctggagaaggggaaggacacGCTGCTCAGAGCAG accctccaaaAACACTCGTGACCCACCACCCCATCTCTGACCATGAGGTCACTctgaggtgctgggccctgggcttctatCCTGCGgacatcaccctgacctggcagcGTGAAGGGAAGGACCTGGCCCAAGACATGGAGCttgtggagaccaggcctgcaggggacgggaccttccagaagtgggcagctgtGGTCGTGCCCCCTGGACAGGAGCAGAGATACACGTGCCAtgtgcagcaccaggggctgcctgagcccctgacgctgagatggg ACCCCCCTCCTcagaccaccatcaccatcatggTCATCgctgctgccctgggtctccttggagctgtggccactggagctgtgctgtggaggaggaagtgctCAGGTGGGCAAGGGATGGGGCTGAGTTCCCTGTCCCCCTGGGGGTCAAGCCCAGGTGGAAGTGTATTCTGGCTGATTAATGGACATCATGTCCCCACACGGGAGCTTGTCCATCTGGGACCTGTTTCCTAG